A window from Citrus sinensis cultivar Valencia sweet orange chromosome 3, DVS_A1.0, whole genome shotgun sequence encodes these proteins:
- the LOC112495771 gene encoding probable methyltransferase At1g29790 isoform X1 codes for MRKPNVLMKLGSFRGVHTSIFILGTFALLISIATLSKFYSIRSLLVADAFCNYNVDLKSEGRNGSQVIRGTVQIVMEKIRKEMSDLRDLPMDSSSPASLLRHSAFLADILGLLESVQEYLPLNEGIGYWHNSEIKAVHPLLKPKQQSDEPADYFLIEEIRKYVKVKPNRLGKQNFMGANGTFNSIGHACFSMKKELEEYMDYDVGEICNDDWKLAQKLMVHGCDPLPRRRCFSRAPQLYSRPFYINESMWKLPDNRNVRWSQYRCKNFTCLASNATHKGFFKCADCFNLTDHEMPRWIKNVDIDPITNLTADFLIPEVLDIKPGEIRIGLDFSIGTGTFAARMREFNVTLVSAIINLGAPFNEMIALRGLVPLYITINQRVPFFDNTLDLIHTTRFLDGWIDFVLLDFILYDWDRVLRPGGLLWIDSFFCAKEDMNDYLEVFKMLKYKKHKWVVVPKRDKDDREVFFSAVLEKPPRPFRR; via the coding sequence ATGAGGAAGCCAAATGTTCTGATGAAGTTAGGATCATTTAGAGGGGTTCACAcgtctatttttattttgggtaCATTTGCTCTTCTTATTTCTATTGCTACCTTGTCGAAGTTCTACTCCATCAGATCTCTTCTTGTCGCTGATGCCTTCTGCAATTATAATGTTGATCTCAAGAGTGAAGGCAGAAATGGGAGTCAAGTGATCAGAGGCACAGTTCAAATTGTTATGGAGAAAATTCGAAAAGAAATGAGTGACTTGAGAGATTTGCCAATGGATTCATCATCACCAGCATCTCTGTTGAGACACAGTGCTTTTCTTGCTGACATTCTGGGACTTCTTGAGTCAGTGCAGGAATATTTGCCGTTGAATGAAGGGATTGGTTATTGGCATAACAGTGAAATCAAAGCTGTCCATCCTCTGTTAAAACCAAAGCAACAGTCTGATGAGCCAGCTGACTACTTTTTGATTGAAGAGATTCGCAAGTATGTTAAGGTCAAGCCTAACAGATTAGGAAAACAGAATTTCATGGGAGCTAACGGAACATTCAATAGTATTGGCCACGCTTGTTTTTCCATGAAGAAAGAGCTTGAAGAATACATGGATTACGATGTTGGTGAAATCTGCAATGATGACTGGAAGCTAGCTCAAAAGCTGATGGTTCATGGCTGTGATCCCTTACCAAGAAGACGATGCTTCTCAAGAGCCCCTCAGCTCTATAGCCGGCCTTTTTACATCAACGAGTCTATGTGGAAGCTTCCAGACAATAGAAATGTGCGATGGAGTCAGTATAGATGCAAAAACTTCACTTGTCTTGCTAGCAATGCAACTCATAAAGGGTTCTTCAAATGTGCTGATTGTTTTAATCTTACTGATCATGAAATGCCCAGATGGATTAAGAATGTAGACATAGATCCCATCACCAATTTAACTGCAGACTTTTTGATACCTGAAGTGCTTGATATTAAGCCTGGCGAGATTCGAATTGGATTAGATTTCAGCATAGGAACAGGGACTTTTGCGGCAAGAATGAGAGAGTTCAATGTCACATTAGTCTCGGCAATTATTAATCTCGGGGCACCTTTTAATGAAATGATAGCTCTAAGAGGGCTTGTCCCTTTGTACATAACAATAAATCAGCGGGTTCCATTCTTTGACAATACCCTGGATTTGATCCACACGACAAGATTTCTTGACGGATGGATTGATTTTGTGCTCCTGGACTTCATATTATACGATTGGGATAGAGTTTTGAGGCCTGGGGGTTTACTTTGGATTGACAGCTTCTTCTGCGCCAAGGAAGATATGAATGATTATTTGGAGGTCTTTAAGATGCTGAAGTACAAGAAGCATAAATGGGTCGTTGTTCCAAAGAGGGATAAAGATGATCGAGAGGTTTTCTTTTCTGCTGTTTTAGAGAAGCCACCGAGACCTTTCCGAAGATAA
- the LOC112495771 gene encoding probable methyltransferase At1g29790 isoform X2, with protein sequence MEKIRKEMSDLRDLPMDSSSPASLLRHSAFLADILGLLESVQEYLPLNEGIGYWHNSEIKAVHPLLKPKQQSDEPADYFLIEEIRKYVKVKPNRLGKQNFMGANGTFNSIGHACFSMKKELEEYMDYDVGEICNDDWKLAQKLMVHGCDPLPRRRCFSRAPQLYSRPFYINESMWKLPDNRNVRWSQYRCKNFTCLASNATHKGFFKCADCFNLTDHEMPRWIKNVDIDPITNLTADFLIPEVLDIKPGEIRIGLDFSIGTGTFAARMREFNVTLVSAIINLGAPFNEMIALRGLVPLYITINQRVPFFDNTLDLIHTTRFLDGWIDFVLLDFILYDWDRVLRPGGLLWIDSFFCAKEDMNDYLEVFKMLKYKKHKWVVVPKRDKDDREVFFSAVLEKPPRPFRR encoded by the coding sequence ATGGAGAAAATTCGAAAAGAAATGAGTGACTTGAGAGATTTGCCAATGGATTCATCATCACCAGCATCTCTGTTGAGACACAGTGCTTTTCTTGCTGACATTCTGGGACTTCTTGAGTCAGTGCAGGAATATTTGCCGTTGAATGAAGGGATTGGTTATTGGCATAACAGTGAAATCAAAGCTGTCCATCCTCTGTTAAAACCAAAGCAACAGTCTGATGAGCCAGCTGACTACTTTTTGATTGAAGAGATTCGCAAGTATGTTAAGGTCAAGCCTAACAGATTAGGAAAACAGAATTTCATGGGAGCTAACGGAACATTCAATAGTATTGGCCACGCTTGTTTTTCCATGAAGAAAGAGCTTGAAGAATACATGGATTACGATGTTGGTGAAATCTGCAATGATGACTGGAAGCTAGCTCAAAAGCTGATGGTTCATGGCTGTGATCCCTTACCAAGAAGACGATGCTTCTCAAGAGCCCCTCAGCTCTATAGCCGGCCTTTTTACATCAACGAGTCTATGTGGAAGCTTCCAGACAATAGAAATGTGCGATGGAGTCAGTATAGATGCAAAAACTTCACTTGTCTTGCTAGCAATGCAACTCATAAAGGGTTCTTCAAATGTGCTGATTGTTTTAATCTTACTGATCATGAAATGCCCAGATGGATTAAGAATGTAGACATAGATCCCATCACCAATTTAACTGCAGACTTTTTGATACCTGAAGTGCTTGATATTAAGCCTGGCGAGATTCGAATTGGATTAGATTTCAGCATAGGAACAGGGACTTTTGCGGCAAGAATGAGAGAGTTCAATGTCACATTAGTCTCGGCAATTATTAATCTCGGGGCACCTTTTAATGAAATGATAGCTCTAAGAGGGCTTGTCCCTTTGTACATAACAATAAATCAGCGGGTTCCATTCTTTGACAATACCCTGGATTTGATCCACACGACAAGATTTCTTGACGGATGGATTGATTTTGTGCTCCTGGACTTCATATTATACGATTGGGATAGAGTTTTGAGGCCTGGGGGTTTACTTTGGATTGACAGCTTCTTCTGCGCCAAGGAAGATATGAATGATTATTTGGAGGTCTTTAAGATGCTGAAGTACAAGAAGCATAAATGGGTCGTTGTTCCAAAGAGGGATAAAGATGATCGAGAGGTTTTCTTTTCTGCTGTTTTAGAGAAGCCACCGAGACCTTTCCGAAGATAA
- the LOC127901154 gene encoding RING-H2 finger protein ATL67-like, whose protein sequence is MSTPATPSPNYLTNIGLGYSIAIALGFLVLLSTVLLASYICCRRNNSSHNSNANPHENNNSVSNDGIILPRIIFVAEDDGQEENRNQDDDNLVVGLDQAVINSYPKFQFTKESVSGNNNSNNINTTCSICLCEYKDLEMLRMMPECRHYFHLCCVDAWLKLNGSCPVCRNSPLPTPLSTPLQEVVPLSQYAADRRRR, encoded by the coding sequence ATGTCCACTCCCGCTACTCCCTCACCAAATTATCTCACAAACATAGGCCTGGGCTATTCCATCGCCATTGCTCTCGGCTTCTTAGTCCTTCTCTCCACCGTCCTCCTCGCTTCTTATATTTGTTGCCGTCGCAACAACAGCAGCCATAATTCAAACGCAAACCCACATGAAAATAACAACAGTGTTTCTAATGATGGAATCATTCTCCCtcgtattatttttgttgctgAAGATGACGGCCAGGAGGAGAACCGGAACCAAGATGACGATAACTTAGTCGTTGGTCTTGATCAAGCTGTTATTAATTCGTACCCCAAGTTTCAGTTCACTAAAGAGAGTGTTTCGGGTaacaataatagtaataatattaatacgaCGTGTTCCATTTGTCTTTGTGAGTACAAGGATTTGGAGATGTTAAGGATGATGCCTGAGTGTAGACACTATTTTCATCTCTGTTGTGTTGATGCTTGGCTTAAGCTTAATGGGTCCTGCCCCGTTTGTCGAAACTCCCCGTTGCCCACCCCGCTTTCTACGCCGTTGCAAGAGGTCGTCCCTTTGTCTCAATATGCTGCCGATCGAAGGAGGAGATGA
- the LOC102624269 gene encoding uncharacterized protein LOC102624269, producing the protein MKHKISNITNSPTRASSHLGMAEKKKAPGADHDRLSSGGDDENIMASPSWAAKARRRRSIKICCCIAALLVILAIVILIILIFTVFRVKNPKIRLNNWTITKLELVNGTIPKPGVNISLIADMSVKNPNVASFKYGDTIITGLYHRGDLVGEARGPPGLVRAWRTLRMNLTVDLITDRAMSSPNLSADIESGILVLDSYTRVGGRANILNLFKRHVVVKFNCSSQLNTTSLQIYQFNCKRKVQF; encoded by the coding sequence atgaaacataaaatttcCAACATCACCAACTCCCCAACTAGAGCCTCCAGCCATCTAGGCATGGcagaaaagaagaaagctCCGGGAGCAGATCATGATCGCCTGAGCAGCGGTGGCGATGACGAAAACATCATGGCCTCGCCCTCGTGGGCAGCGAAAGCCCGTCGCAGAAGATCAATCAAAATCTGCTGTTGCATCGCAGCCCTTTTGGTCATCCTAGCAATAGTGATTCTAATAATTCTAATCTTCACTGTATTTCGTGTCAAGAATCCCAAAATCAGATTGAACAACTGGACAATCACCAAGCTCGAACTAGTTAACGGCACAATTCCGAAGCCTGGGGTGAACATATCACTGATAGCAGACATGTCAGTGAAAAATCCAAACGTAGCATCTTTCAAATACGGCGACACCATTATCACAGGTCTATACCACCGTGGGGACCTGGTGGGCGAAGCCAGGGGCCCACCGGGTCTAGTCCGGGCTTGGCGGACCCTGCGGATGAATCTCACTGTCGACTTGATCACAGACCGGGCGATGTCGAGCCCCAATTTGAGCGCGGACATTGAGTCAGGTATTTTGGTCTTGGACAGCTACACAAGAGTTGGTGGAAGGGCGaatattttgaatctttttaaGAGGCACGTTGTCGTAAAGTTCAACTGCAGTTCCCAACTTAATACGACGAGCCTGCAAATTTATCAATTCAATTGCAAGCGAAAGGTTCAATTCTAG
- the LOC102625580 gene encoding probable WRKY transcription factor 43 — protein MEGREPHPVSSPMSPQPNYLFTPSIPSSSMQPATLEPQVLPEIDWVSLLSAQSTDHNMMESTSHLNPENGGGRDQQDQGCKENKRKGSRMKKATRPRFAFQTRSADDILDDGYRWRKYGQKAVKNSLYPRSYYRCTHHTCNVKKQVQRLSKDTSIVVTTYEGIHNHPCEKLMETLTPLLKQMQFLARF, from the exons aTGGAAGGACGAGAACCACACCCGGTGTCATCTCCAATGTCGCCACAGCCTAATTACTTATTCACACCCTCAATCCCGTCTTCGTCGATGCAACCAGCTACTCTAGAGCCTCAAGTTCTTCCGGAGATTGATTGGGTTAGCCTTCTTTCTGCTCAGTCAACTGATCACAATATGATGGAAAGTACTAGTCATCTTAACCCTGAAAATGGCGGAGGTCGTGATCAACAAGATCAGGGGTGTAAAGAGAATAAAAGGAAAGGGTCTAGGATGAAGAAGGCCACACGGCCTAGGTTTGCTTTTCAGACTAGAAGCGCCGATGATATTCTTGACGATGGATACCGTTGGAGAAAATATGGTCAGAAAGCTGTCAAGAACAGCTTATATCCCAG GAGCTACTACCGGTGCACGCATCACACATGCAACGTGAAGAAACAGGTCCAAAGGCTATCAAAAGACACCAGCATCGTGGTCACAACTTATGAGGGAATCCACAACCATCCTTGCGAGAAGCTCATGGAAACCCTAACTCCTCTTCTCAAGCAAATGCAGTTCCTTGCTCgcttctaa
- the LOC102623393 gene encoding uncharacterized protein LOC102623393 codes for MRRSLTSLVRPLTATRGFSTNSEKIVASVLFERLPVVIPKIDPVVYAFQEFSFRWRQQYRRRYPDEFLDKSNSRGKGDYQMEYVPAPRITETDKTNDRKSLQRALDRRLYLILYGETFGAPGGKPIWHFPEKVYESEESLRKCAECALQSVLGDLSHTYFVGNAPMGHMVMQPAEKMPDVPSYKQFFFKSQVIASNKFTIGKCEDFVWVTKDELMEYFPESAEFLNKMIIS; via the exons ATGCGGAGATCGTTAACGTCGTTGGTTCGGCCTCTCACGGCAACTCGAGGGTTTAGTACTAACTCAGAGAAAATCGTTGCGTCCGTTCTGTTCGAGAGATTGCCTGTTGTTATTCCGAAAATTGACCCTGTGGTTTACGCATTTCAGGAGTTCTC GTTTCGATGGAGACAGCAATACAGACGCAGATATCCTGATGAATTTTTAGACAAGTCTAATTCTAG AGGAAAAGGCGACTACCAAATGGAATACGTACCAGCTCCTCGGATTACTGAAACTGACAAAACAAATGATAGAAA GTCATTACAGAGAGCACTTGACAGAAGACTGTACCTTATTCTCTATGGCGAAACTTTTGGAGCTCCTGGTGGGAAGCCTATCTGGCATTTTCCAGAAAAAGTTTATGAGTCTGAGGAGAGTTTGCGCAAG TGTGCAGAGTGTGCATTACAATCTGTACTGGGTGACCTTTCCCACACTTATTTTGTCGGAAATGCTCCCATGGGTCATATGGTAATGCAGCCTGCAGAAAAGATGCCAGACGTTCCATCATATAAG CAATTCTTCTTCAAGTCTCAAGTGATTGCGAGCAACAAGTTTACAATTGGCAAGTGTGAGGATTTTGTTTGGGTGACCAAGGATGAACTCATGGAGTATTTTCCTGAGAGCGCTGAATTTCTTAACAAGATGATCATCAGCTGA
- the LOC127901151 gene encoding uncharacterized protein LOC127901151, which yields MLTTNAPALSFIKPFLLFRFRAFSTSPRTISIFPATKLHSFHSRRSRVCTFIAMTGNNATAGVSSPEHVAGKWYSVPDLRLRDHRFTVPLDYALDRDVSPKISLFAREVVAVGKEEQSLPYLLFLQGGPGFECRGPTESSGWINKACEEFRVVLMDQRGTGLSTPLSVSSMLQMKSAKDLVDYLKHFRADSIVNDAEFIRVRLDPDAKPWTVLGQSYGGFCAVTYLSFAPQGLKQVLLTGGTPPLGNGCSADSVYRVAFEQVIRQNEKYYKRFPQDVEIVREIVKHLAESEGGGVLLPSGGILTPRVLQLVGLSALGSSTGFERLHYMLETAWDPVIVPGAPKLLSYCFLKAVENFLSFDTNPLYALMQETIYCQGASSQWSAQRIRAEYEGKFDAIKAAKEGHPVLFTGEMIFPWMFDEIHALKPFKEAANLLAEKKDWTPLYNIETLKNNKVPVAAAVYYEDMYVNFKVAMETASQIAGIRLWITNEYMHSGLRDAGGKVLDHLLGMLNGKKPLF from the exons ATGCTGACAACTAACGCGCCAGCGCTCTCCTTCATAAAACCATTCCTCCTTTTTCGTTTCCGCGCTTTCTCGACATCTCCTCGCACCATTTCAATATTTCCAGCCACAAAACTTCACTCCTTCCACTCACGCCGGAGTAGGGTCTGCACATTCATCGCCATGACCGGAAACAATGCCACGGCTGGCGTATCATCGCCGGAACACGTTGCGGGGAAGTGGTACTCCGTACCGGATCTCCGGCTTCGCGATCATCGCTTCACTGTCCCTCTCGATTACGCCCTCGATCGCGATGTCTCTCCTAAGATCTCCCTTTTTGCTCGCGAAGTTGTTGCTG TTGGAAAAGAGGAGCAATCATTGCCGTATCTGTTAtttttacaaggtgggcctGGTTTTGAATGCCGGGGGCCAACTGAATCCAGTGGATGGATAAATAAAGCATGTGAAGAATTTCGTGTTGTATTGATGGATCAG AGAGGAACAGGCTTATCTACTCCTCTGTCAGTATCATCTATGCTGCAAATGAAGTCTGCTAAGGATTTAGTTGACTACTTAAAACATTTTAGAGCTGATAGTATTGTAAATGACGCTGAATTCATCCGTGTTCGTCTTGATCCTGATGCTAAACCTTGGACGGTCTTGGGCCAG AGCTATGGTGGTTTTTGTGCGGTCACCTATTTGAGTTTTGCACCACAAGGGCTCAAACAAGTCCTTCTAACTGGAGGAACTCCTCCTTTAGGAAATGGTTGCTCTGCAGATTCTGTGTACAGAGTGGCCTTTGAACAAGTTATTCGTCAAAATGAGAAGTATTACAAGAGATTTCCTCAGGATGTTGAAATTGTTCGTGAAATTGTGAAGCACTTGGCAGAATCTGAAGGAGGTGGG GTTCTTCTCCCATCTGGGGGTATATTAACCCCAAGGGTTTTGCAGTTAGTTGGGCTTTCCGCTTTAGGATCGAGTACTGGTTTTGAACGCTTACACTATAT GTTGGAGACTGCCTGGGATCCTGTAATAGTTCCAGGGGCACCAAAACTCCTCAGTTACTGTTTCTTAAAAGCT gttgagaattttttaagttttgataCAAACCCACTCTATGCCTTAATGCAGGAGACTATATACTGTCAA GGTGCTTCATCACAATGGTCTGCTCAAAGAATAAGGGCTGAATATGAAGGCAAATTTGATGCTATCAAGGCTGCAAAAGAAGGTCATCCTGTACTTTTCACAGGAGAG ATGATATTCCCATGGATGTTTGATGAGATTCATGCCTTGAAACCATTTAAAGAAGCTGCTAATTTGTTGGCTGAGAAGAAGGATTGGACCCCGCTCTATAACATTGAGACATTGAAGAATAACAAG GTACCTGTTGCAGCTGCCGTGTATTATGAGGATATGTATGTTAATTTTAAGGTGGCCATGGAGACTGCATCTCAAATAGCAGGAATTAGGCTATGGATAACAAATGAATACATGCATTCTGGTCTGCGCGATGCAGGGGGCAAGGTTTTGGATCATTTGTTGGGAATGTTAAATGGAAAGAAGCCTTTGTTCTGA
- the LOC102622815 gene encoding 3-methyl-2-oxobutanoate hydroxymethyltransferase 1, mitochondrial: MAEQHVSLKRVQVAQPKHLFKQTQLLVTLTQHYSRILNNSNMSFSRINRARPLLVRCMSNIPENSVYGGPKPQNPNQRVTLTHLRQKHKNGEPITMVTAYDYPSAVHLDSAGIDICLVGDSAAMVVHGHDTTLPITLEEMLVHCRAVARGAKRPLLVGDLPFGTYESSTNQAVDTAVRILKEGGMDAIKLEGGSPSRITAARGIVEAGIAVMGHVGLTPQAISVLGGFRPQGKNVTSAVKVVETALALQEVGCFSVVLECVPPPVAAAATSALQIPTIGIGAGPFCSGQVLVYHDLLGMMQHPHHAKVTPKFCKQFARVGDVINKALLEYKEEVTNGSFPGPSHSPYKMSSSDCNGFFNELQKLGFDKAAAVAAEAAEKIDTAK, from the exons ATGGCAGAACAGCACGTATCATTGAAGCGTGTGCAGGTAGCGCAGCCGAAACACTTGTTCAAACAAACTCAACTACTTGTTACCCTAACACAACACTACTCTCGGATTCTCAACAACTCCAATATGtcattctctagaatcaacagAGCTCGACCACTCCTTGTTCGCTGCATGAGCAATATCCCCGAGAATTCCGTATACGGTGGGCCAAAGCCTCAGAATCCAAACCAGCGAGTAACTCTCACGCACCTGAGACAGAAACACAAGAACGGAGAGCCCATTACAATGGTCACCGCCTATGACTATCCCTCGGCGGTGCACCTCGACAGTGCGGGCATTGATATATGTTTGGTCGGTGACTCAGCGGCCATGGTCGTTCACGGTCACGACACTACGTTGCCCATCACTCTCGAGGAAATGCTTGTCCATTGCCGCGCTGTTGCTCGTGGCGCTAAGAGACCGTTACTTGTCGGGGATTTGCCTTTCGGGACTTACGAGTCTAGCACCAATCAG GCAGTTGATACGGCAGTTAGGATTTTGAAAGAAGGAGGAATGGACGCTATTAAACTTGAGGGAGGGTCGCCATCACGAATTACAGCAGCAAGAGGAATTGTTGAAGCTGGAATTGCAGTTATGGGGCATGTGGGACTTACCCCTCAAGCCATTAGTGTTCTTGGGGGATTCAGGCCTCAAGGGAAAAATGTTACTAGTGCTGTCAAG gTTGTGGAGACTGCTCTGGCTTTGCAAGAAGTCGGATGTTTCTCAGTTGTTTTGGAATGTGTGCCCCCGCCTGTGGCTGCTGCAGCTACATCTGCTCTTCAAATTCCTACCATTGGCATTGGAGCTGGACCCTTCTGCAGTGGCCAG GTGCTAGTTTACCATGATCttttagggatgatgcaacACCCACATCATGCCAAG GTCACTCCGAAGTTCTGCAAGCAGTTTGCACGTGTTGGAGATGTCATAAACAAAGCTCTATTGGAGTACAAGGAAGAAGTAACAAATGGTTCATTCCCTGGTCCCAGTCACAGCCCTTATAAAATGTCTAGTAGTGATTGTAATGGTTTCTTCAATGAGTTACAGAAGCTGGGTTTCGACAAAGCAGCAGCGGTGGCTGCTGAAGCAGCTGAGAAGATTGATACAGCTAAATAA
- the LOC127901499 gene encoding pentatricopeptide repeat-containing protein At5g28460-like has product MEMILTKQPKFLLKRHHLPLLRHFCTEHNSPLPQVSESSIIITQALDVLLQTPDNEWTSSPQIKNLLFSSTSLSPQLFFQITRRFPSSSRALSFFNFLQSNLPTEANTSSLSYAYQAVFELAIRERMSPESLFDLYKACKDQNIPLSINSATLLIRFFGKVSMYDYSLLVYNELDNNLRNTHVRNVLIDVLLRCDHDRDAFNVLDEMLDRESQFPVNELTGDIVFYALMRREHVKNSVTDEELVGLVSKFAEHGVFPNAVWLTQLITRFCRKGKTDEAWDVLHVLMKFDAPLEAASCNALLNALGREGDFKRMNQLFTEMKENDIEPSVVTFGTIINRLCKLYRADEALEVFEKMIAGKETAEISVEPDVIIFNTLIDGLCKVGKQEEALGLIEQMRLRLQKGCMPNAVTYNCLINGFCKSGNIEKGLELFHLMKQEGVTPNVVTLNTLVDGMCRHGRINSAVEFFQEVTRKGLCANAVTYTILITAFCNVNNFQEAIKWFDDMSRAGCSADSVVYFTLISGLCQAGRMNDASLVVSKLKEAGFRPDIVCYNHLISGFCKKKMLDKAYEVLQEMEDIGMTPNSVTYNTLISFLSKSGNFSAARRVLKKMVKEGLVPTVVTYGALIHAFCVNGHVDEAMKIFKELSSSSNVSPNTVIYNILIDSLCKNNQVELALSLMEEMKVKEVRPNTNTYNAMFKGLRQKNMLDKAFKLMDRMIEHACHPDYISMEILTEWLSEAGQTEKLKKFVQGYAVSAAPA; this is encoded by the coding sequence ATGGAAATGATTCTAACGAAACAACCAAAATTCCTTCTTAAGCGCCATCACTTACCCCTCCTCCGCCACTTTTGCACCGAACATAACTCGCCGTTGCCGCAAGTCTCTGAATCATCAATTATAATAACTCAAGCCTTGGACGTCCTCCTCCAAACCCCAGACAATGAATGGACCTCCTCCCCCCAAATCAAAAACCTCCTCTTCTCTTCGACTTCTCTCTCGCCTCAACTCTTTTTCCAAATCACCCGCCGCTTCCCCTCCTCTTCACGAGCCctctctttcttcaatttccttcAATCCAATTTGCCTACAGAAGCTAACACCTCGTCACTCTCATATGCATATCAAGCCGTCTTTGAGCTCGCCATTCGTGAACGCATGTCGCCAGAAAGCCTCTTTGACCTTTATAAAGCGTGCAAAGACCAAAACATTCCTCTTTCTATCAATTCCGCCACGCTTCTTATTCGCTTCTTTGGCAAGGTTAGTATGTATGATTACTCGCTTCTCGTGTACAATGAACTCGACAACAATTTGAGAAACACACATGTGCGCAATGTGTTGATTGATGTTCTGTTGAGATGCGACCATGATCGCGATGCCTTCAATGTGCTCGACGAAATGCTTGACCGAGAATCCCAGTTTCCTGTTAATGAACTTACTGGGGATATTGTTTTTTATGCATTGATGAGGAGGGAACATGTGAAGAATAGTGTGACTGATGAGGAATTAGTTGGTTTAGTTAGTAAATTCGCTGAACATGGTGTTTTTCCTAATGCAGTTTGGTTGACTCAGTTGATTACTAGATTTTGTAGAAAGGGGAAAACTGATGAAGCTTGGGATGTTTTACATGTGTTGATGAAGTTCGATGCTCCTTTGGAAGCTGCTTCTTGCAATGCGCTTCTGAATGCTTTAGGTAGGGAGGGAGATTTTAAGAGAATGAATCAACTTTTCACGGAGATGAAGGAAAATGATATTGAGCCAAGCGTTGTGACTTTTGGGACTATTATCAACAGATTATGCAAGCTGTATAGGGCGGATGAAGCATTAGAGgtgtttgagaaaatgattGCAGGAAAAGAAACTGCTGAGATATCTGTTGAGCCAGATGTGATCATTTTTAATACTCTGATTGATGGACTGTGTAAGGTGGGGAAGCAAGAAGAAGCATTGGGTTTGATTGAACAGATGAGACTGAGACTGCAAAAGGGTTGTATGCCTAATGCTGTTACCTACAATTGCCTAATCAATGGGTTTTGTAAATCAGGAAATATTGAGAAGGGGCTAGAGCTTTTTCATCTTATGAAGCAGGAGGGAGTTACACCAAATGTAGTTACTCTTAATACATTGGTTGATGGCATGTGTAGACATGGAAGAATTAACAGTGCAGTTGAGTTTTTCCAGGAGGTGACGAGGAAAGGTCTATGTGCTAATGCTGTTACTTACACAATCTTGATAACTGCTTTTTGTAATGTCAACAATTTTCAAGAGGCAATAAAATGGTTCGATGATATGTCTAGAGCTGGATGCTCTGCTGATTCAGTTGTTTACTTTACCTTGATCTCCGGTTTGTGTCAAGCCGGAAGGATGAACGATGCCAGTTTAGTTGTATCAAAGTTAAAAGAAGCTGGGTTCCGCCCTGACATTGTGTGCTACAATCATTTGATTAGTGGGTTTtgcaagaaaaagatgttggataaagCTTATGAAGTGCTCCAGGAAATGGAGGATATCGGAATGACGCCCAATTCTGTCACATATAACACTTTGATTTCCTTTTTGAGCAAATCTGGCAACTTTTCAGCTGCCCGTAGAGTGTTGAAAAAGATGGTTAAGGAAGGTTTGGTGCCTACTGTTGTTACATATGGAGCTCTAATTCATGCTTTCTGCGTGAATGGCCATGTTGATGAAGCCATGAAGATTTTCAAAGAATTGAGTTCTTCATCAAATGTGTCGCCAAACACTGTAATATACAACATTCTCATTGACTCATTGTGCAAGAATAATCAAGTAGAACTTGCTCTTTCTCTAATGGAAGAGATGAAAGTAAAGGAGGTAAGGCCTAATACTAACACATACAATGCTATGTTTAAAGGCCTCCGTCAGAAGAATATGTTGGATAAAGCATTTAAATTGATGGATAGGATGATTGAGCATGCTTGTCATCCTGATTATATATCCATGGAGATTCTTACAGAATGGCTTTCTGAAGCTGGTCAAACAGAAAAGTTGAAGAAGTTTGTACAAGGATATGCTGTTTCGGCTGCTCCTGCATAG